From a region of the Armatimonas rosea genome:
- a CDS encoding DUF2256 domain-containing protein: MKTQAPKAASPCRNPHNLPTKVCPTCQRAFTWRKKWERDWESVRYCSDACRRKKDA, from the coding sequence ATGAAGACCCAAGCGCCTAAGGCCGCGTCTCCCTGCCGAAATCCCCACAACCTCCCCACGAAGGTCTGCCCCACCTGCCAGCGTGCGTTCACCTGGCGCAAGAAGTGGGAGCGTGACTGGGAGAGCGTCCGCTACTGCTCCGATGCCTGCCGGAGGAAGAAAGATGCCTGA
- a CDS encoding M20/M25/M40 family metallo-hydrolase, with amino-acid sequence MPETLSQALAAALPTVLDELAELVAIPSVAAKPDSPMTLCAEKVAELYRKRGLTAQLVPTDGGPTVVYAEDRSAGVEAPTVLFYNHYDVQPAEPFALWESDPWILRRDGDFLYGRGSSDDKGHIACRLLALDALKTLHGGTLPVNVKVLVEGEEEVASVHLVDWIERHRALLAADVTLWEFGGVNAAGQPELICGLRGIATFELRAKTIAHDAHSGVGGTILPNAAWRLVHALASLKGPDERIQIPGHYDLALPATPADLDLLAQLSPELEADLRAEFGVAHFLGEATGTELHRRAIFEPSCTINGLWSGYQGAGVKTVLPAEATAKLDFRLVPDMDPEVVHQSLCAYLADQGFSDIEVVYLGGQRPGRVSPDHPLIQLAAQTAEAVYGTPASIVPLSPVTGPVHPFAVGLGQPIATIGCGYPGARVHAPNENLRVSDLLRGAEHTARFLMALIK; translated from the coding sequence ATGCCTGAGACACTCTCCCAAGCGCTCGCTGCTGCCCTTCCGACGGTTCTAGACGAGCTGGCGGAGCTGGTCGCCATTCCCTCGGTCGCGGCCAAGCCCGACTCACCGATGACTCTCTGTGCGGAGAAGGTGGCCGAGCTCTACCGCAAGCGTGGCCTCACGGCGCAGCTCGTCCCCACCGACGGTGGCCCGACCGTGGTCTATGCCGAGGACCGGAGCGCGGGGGTGGAGGCCCCGACCGTGCTCTTCTACAACCACTACGATGTCCAGCCCGCCGAGCCCTTTGCGCTCTGGGAGAGCGATCCGTGGATCCTCCGGCGCGACGGCGACTTTCTCTACGGGCGGGGGAGCTCCGACGACAAGGGGCATATCGCCTGCCGCTTGCTGGCGCTGGATGCCCTGAAGACGCTCCATGGCGGCACGCTACCGGTCAATGTGAAGGTGCTGGTCGAGGGCGAGGAAGAGGTAGCCAGTGTGCACCTCGTGGACTGGATCGAGCGGCATCGCGCGCTCCTCGCCGCTGATGTCACGCTCTGGGAGTTTGGGGGAGTAAATGCCGCGGGGCAGCCGGAGCTGATCTGTGGCCTGCGTGGGATCGCGACCTTTGAGCTCCGCGCCAAGACAATCGCCCACGATGCCCACAGCGGGGTGGGGGGGACCATTCTCCCCAACGCGGCCTGGCGGCTGGTGCACGCGCTGGCGAGCCTCAAGGGTCCCGATGAGCGCATCCAGATCCCCGGGCACTACGACTTAGCGCTGCCCGCCACCCCCGCCGACCTGGATCTCCTCGCGCAGCTCTCGCCCGAGCTGGAGGCCGACCTGAGGGCGGAGTTTGGGGTCGCGCACTTTCTCGGGGAGGCGACTGGCACGGAGCTGCACCGCCGCGCGATCTTCGAGCCGAGCTGTACGATCAACGGCCTCTGGAGTGGCTACCAGGGCGCGGGCGTCAAGACCGTCCTCCCCGCCGAGGCCACCGCCAAGCTGGACTTCCGCCTCGTCCCGGACATGGACCCCGAGGTCGTGCACCAGAGCCTGTGTGCCTACCTCGCCGACCAAGGCTTCTCCGATATCGAGGTGGTCTATCTGGGCGGGCAGCGGCCAGGGCGTGTCTCGCCGGACCATCCTCTGATCCAGCTCGCCGCTCAGACCGCCGAGGCGGTCTATGGGACGCCTGCTAGCATTGTCCCGCTCTCGCCGGTCACCGGGCCGGTACATCCCTTTGCGGTGGGCCTTGGGCAGCCGATCGCCACGATTGGCTGTGGCTACCCCGGCGCACGGGTCCATGCCCCCAACGAGAACCTGCGGGTCTCGGACCTCCTGCGC